Genomic DNA from Streptomyces sp. GS7:
GGCGCAACCGCGCGGAACCGACGGTCTGTCACACAGCACGACCAGACGCCCACTGCTTGGAAGCGTCTGCAACGTCTGATCACCGAAGGGCAGGAGTTGCTCGGTGGCACACGGGGCAAGAGTGCTGCGCGCCTGAAGCGAGAACTCCGAACCGCACGCCGTTTATTGGAAGGCACACGGCGCACCCGGCTCAACAGTCGCGGGCTCAATGTCCTATGGGAGACGAGCGCTCTGCTTGAGACTGCGATCGCGGGGGCTCGGAAGGCAGCCCATCAGAACCAGAAGACATCCGGCGAGGGTAGAGGGCCGAGCCCCTCGGTTGAGCCGTCGAAGCCGGATGACCAGCAGCGTGCCGCCCGGCCCTCGAAGGTCAAACGGACTGCTGTCCCGGTCTCAAGCCAAGATCTACGCCAGCGGCTGATCTCCGTCGCGCAGGCAGGCAGCACCACACACTGGCTGCTGCTGGCCGGCGGAAAGAGCACTCCACAGGAAGTGCGCCTCACGCTGCTGTCACAGGCCGAGGACCGCTCGGAAGGCGACGCACCGCTGCTGTCTGCCTTGGTCGTGGCTCCCGACGGCGGCCCGGTCCCGTACTTCCGGGAGATTCTGAAGAGCGTCGGACTCGCTGTGCCACAGTCCAACGAAGCGCTGTTGAAGATCTGGCACCGCGAGCAGGAACGCGCGCACGCAGCCTACGCGGACCCTCCTCGGCCAGTACCGCCCAGACTTGTCCCCAGGAAGGCCGCTGCCGACGCTGCGCAGAAGCCCGCCTGAGGCTGGCTGAAGAGCCAATTCGGGGAGGCACCTACGGCGGGCTGTCCGGGCGCCCGACAGTCAGGAGCGCCACCACAGTGGGCGCCCGAGCCGTTCCCTGAGGGAACACGCGGCCTGTTCCCTCAGGGAACAGCCTGCTTGTCCCCTGAGGAAACAGGCCCGGTGATATGACGTCGGCACCGAGGCCCGGGGGCTACTGGACACCCGCGCGTGCGCGCAGGAGCTCGTTGAGCACACGCACCGGCGATATGGGACACATCGAGAGCCGAGCGTCGAGTGCCGCCTCCCACTGCTCGGTCAGACCGGCCATGAGGCGCCGACGCATGCCGGGCGTGACGTGGGCGTAGCGCGCCGAGACCGATCCGTCGAGGTGGCCCATGCGCTCGTCCATGAGGACCTTCTCGGTGCCGAGGTCCTCCATCATCGTCCGGTGTGTGTGACGGAGGCCGTGGGGCGTGAGGCCCTTGGCAATCGGGAGCCAGCAAGTGTCGGCCCGTTCGCTGGCATTGCGTCCTCGTGCCGGAACGCCGGGCCACGGCTCACCGAGCAGCGGCACGGGCCTTGCCTCCTGCGGGGCCTTCTTCGGATACCAGCCGGAGGCCGCCGGGGTGAACAGCCAGGTGGCAAAGCCGTTTCGACGCCAGTGAGCCGCGTGCCCAGACACCGCACCGCACCGCACGAACCCAAGGTCGGCGATGGCCTGCTCCACACGCGCTCGCGTAGCTTCAGCGACCCGGTCGGGGCGGTTGAGGACGTTGGACACCGTCCCCGTGGAGACCCCGGCCAGGCGCGCGACGTCGACAAGCTTTGCCCCCTGGTGACCACCGGTACGTGCCGCACCCTGTCCTCGGAAGACGTACGTCCTGCCATGGCACGGGCACGGCGTCGGCTTCGTACGGGCGATGTGGTTGGCGACCAGGGCGGACAGCCAGACCGTCGAGTCGATGGTGCGGTAGCTGTCGTCCTTGGGCGGGCAGCGCAGCAGCTCGCCGGTGTCGAGTTCGTACAGCTGCCACTCGACGCGGAACGCTCCGGGGCGGACGAACTCGGTTTCCAGGCCGACGATTTCGCCCCAGCGCTTGCCGGTGTACCCCTTGAGGACCACGGCGACGAACTCGTCGTCGCGGCCGGAGAGCAGGGCAGCCCGCTCGGCGGTCAGCAGAATGCCGAGCGCGTCGGTGATGACCTTCTCCGGGCCACGGCCACGGGAGCGGCCGGCGCGCTTGCCGCGCCCACGCCGCCTGGCCGCCGGATTGGACGCGATCAGGCCCTCGTCGATCGCGTCCTCGAAGATCAGGTGGAGCGTCGAGCGCCAGGTCTTGACGCTGGAGGCCGCGTACACGGCCTTCTCCTTCTTCTCCCACAAGTCGACGTCCGTGCGCAGGACGCCCGCGAGCGCCTTGTCCTCGAACTCGGGGAGCAGATGCTCCTCGATGTGGCGCCTGTAGTTCTGCATCGTCGAGGCAGCCAGATCCTGGGCCTCGTACCAGCGGCTCGCGTACTCGCCGAAGGTCTCCTGGCCCAGTGCCGGGTCGCGCCAGTCGCCCCGTCGGTACTTGTTCTCGGCCTCGCTCGCGGCGCGCTGGGCCTCGCCCTTGGTCGCGAACCTGATCGCCTTGCCGCTCTCGTCGACGACCGTGAGGTGCTTGCTGGGCGCGATCTTGTACCGGCCGCGCCAGTAGTTTCCGCGCTTCTCCGCGAAACCCAACTTCCGTCTTCCTCCCCTGGCTTTGGCTTGTGGCTGGCGCGGGCGCGCTACGCGACGGTCTCGTACTGGGTACGGCGCGGCGGCCGAGCCCGCAGACGCCCCGTCGTCAGGACCGCAGTAGGCCGACGAAGCTGGGAGACACGGGCT
This window encodes:
- a CDS encoding LacI family DNA-binding transcriptional regulator yields the protein MGFAEKRGNYWRGRYKIAPSKHLTVVDESGKAIRFATKGEAQRAASEAENKYRRGDWRDPALGQETFGEYASRWYEAQDLAASTMQNYRRHIEEHLLPEFEDKALAGVLRTDVDLWEKKEKAVYAASSVKTWRSTLHLIFEDAIDEGLIASNPAARRRGRGKRAGRSRGRGPEKVITDALGILLTAERAALLSGRDDEFVAVVLKGYTGKRWGEIVGLETEFVRPGAFRVEWQLYELDTGELLRCPPKDDSYRTIDSTVWLSALVANHIARTKPTPCPCHGRTYVFRGQGAARTGGHQGAKLVDVARLAGVSTGTVSNVLNRPDRVAEATRARVEQAIADLGFVRCGAVSGHAAHWRRNGFATWLFTPAASGWYPKKAPQEARPVPLLGEPWPGVPARGRNASERADTCWLPIAKGLTPHGLRHTHRTMMEDLGTEKVLMDERMGHLDGSVSARYAHVTPGMRRRLMAGLTEQWEAALDARLSMCPISPVRVLNELLRARAGVQ